The following coding sequences lie in one Streptomyces xiamenensis genomic window:
- a CDS encoding ATP-binding protein, translating to MADKDGGGRQPLGPEHRGEDAPAHGDHRVDIGGNASGTVIAGHHNVVIDAHGSTVNLLQPQERPKPVRRESVALLPRRQRDPVGREADLEELGATLRRHGLVQLWGPPGVGKSTLLRHAARRLDAGPDGVLFLNGAHRESEDLAQEIFEACYEAPGYAPTGPELRRLMAGVRVAVYIDDAELTPEQLRLLTDAAPDATFVLASRERTLLGESGQLELRGLSRAAGLQLLGEELGLPLPQHERAAAHELCGLSLGRPLLLLRAAGLARTGAAGELRLPRAAEIEGLLPLLFEGLDPAAVGALRLLATLGDAELDPVHVGALCGVAEPAAVCARLARLGLAEATERGFRGVADVVPEIRRWAPAAFPALFPADRLCDHFARWAALPTTTASQVADHGRALEVVAELAEEQGRPDLAVRLARAVSPSLAQSLRFGVWGRLLDRGESAAQQAGDATARAYFTHEKAIRCLMTGRRVVAAVLLAEAVVLWRQLGDTEGVDAALNAQQYTPAPSVPTPGATAPGGGGETPPGNDPDPGGAAGGDPGVTAGTDVGTAAGPDPGAAGPGTGTAPGSGPGAAAEPAGHSPSGGDAGPVPAGDGGGQPWGDPGTSPVGDAGAAHGAGTGTGAVPNAPVDPATAFAAHSSGAAAGGAAAGGAAAGAGAVLPGALWASLLPTVIGVVVAVALGVGIYQVAASDDRSATESASGPQDELAGVWRDEAGNVFRITGTGDGAYEVDVQATCGESTTVEITGGSGSYRATMPVWDETACGTAVGEADLAIEVASDRSSAAVQVTERSDGSWECYTCGPQNWTRLS from the coding sequence ATGGCAGACAAGGACGGCGGCGGGCGGCAACCGCTCGGCCCCGAACATCGGGGGGAAGACGCCCCCGCACACGGCGACCACCGCGTCGACATCGGCGGGAACGCGTCGGGGACGGTGATCGCGGGCCACCACAACGTGGTGATCGACGCCCACGGTTCGACGGTGAACCTGCTCCAGCCGCAGGAGCGGCCCAAGCCGGTGCGCAGGGAGTCGGTGGCGCTCCTGCCCCGGCGGCAGCGGGACCCGGTGGGCCGCGAGGCGGATCTGGAGGAACTGGGGGCGACGCTGCGCCGTCACGGGCTGGTGCAGCTGTGGGGGCCTCCCGGGGTCGGCAAGAGCACCCTGCTGCGGCACGCCGCCCGCCGCCTGGACGCCGGCCCGGACGGGGTGCTGTTCCTGAACGGGGCGCACCGCGAGAGCGAGGATCTCGCGCAGGAGATCTTCGAGGCCTGCTACGAGGCTCCCGGTTACGCGCCGACGGGGCCCGAGCTGCGGCGGCTGATGGCCGGGGTCCGGGTCGCGGTGTACATCGACGACGCGGAGCTGACCCCGGAACAGCTGCGGCTGCTCACGGACGCCGCGCCGGACGCGACGTTCGTCCTCGCCTCCAGGGAACGCACCCTGCTCGGCGAGAGCGGCCAGCTGGAGCTGCGGGGGCTGTCCCGCGCGGCCGGACTCCAGCTGCTGGGCGAGGAGCTGGGGCTTCCGCTCCCCCAGCACGAACGCGCGGCGGCCCACGAGTTGTGCGGGCTGTCCCTCGGGCGGCCCCTGCTGCTGTTACGGGCGGCCGGGCTGGCCCGCACGGGGGCGGCGGGCGAGCTCAGGCTGCCGCGTGCGGCCGAGATCGAGGGCCTGCTGCCGCTGCTGTTCGAAGGGCTCGACCCGGCCGCGGTCGGGGCGCTGCGCCTGCTGGCGACGCTGGGGGACGCTGAGCTCGACCCGGTGCACGTGGGGGCGCTGTGCGGGGTGGCCGAACCGGCCGCCGTCTGCGCCCGGTTGGCCCGGCTCGGCCTCGCGGAGGCCACCGAGCGCGGGTTCCGGGGGGTCGCCGACGTGGTGCCGGAGATACGGCGCTGGGCTCCGGCCGCCTTCCCCGCGCTGTTCCCGGCCGACCGGCTGTGCGACCACTTCGCCCGCTGGGCGGCGCTGCCGACCACCACCGCGTCCCAGGTCGCCGACCACGGGCGCGCGCTGGAGGTGGTGGCCGAGCTGGCGGAGGAGCAGGGCCGTCCCGACCTCGCCGTGCGCCTCGCCCGCGCCGTGTCGCCCTCCCTGGCCCAGTCCCTGAGGTTCGGTGTGTGGGGGCGGCTGCTCGACCGGGGGGAGAGCGCCGCGCAGCAGGCGGGGGACGCGACGGCCAGGGCCTACTTCACCCATGAGAAGGCGATCCGGTGCCTGATGACCGGCCGACGGGTGGTGGCAGCGGTGCTGCTGGCCGAGGCCGTGGTGCTGTGGCGGCAACTGGGTGACACCGAGGGGGTCGACGCCGCGCTCAACGCCCAGCAGTACACCCCTGCGCCGTCCGTGCCGACGCCGGGGGCGACAGCGCCGGGAGGCGGCGGGGAGACGCCGCCCGGCAACGACCCGGACCCGGGCGGGGCGGCGGGGGGCGATCCGGGCGTGACGGCCGGGACGGACGTGGGAACGGCCGCAGGACCGGACCCGGGGGCGGCTGGTCCCGGGACGGGTACGGCTCCCGGATCCGGTCCGGGAGCGGCAGCCGAGCCCGCGGGGCACAGCCCGTCCGGCGGTGATGCCGGCCCGGTGCCGGCGGGGGACGGCGGCGGGCAGCCCTGGGGGGACCCGGGCACCTCGCCCGTGGGAGACGCCGGCGCTGCTCACGGAGCCGGCACGGGGACGGGAGCCGTTCCGAACGCGCCGGTGGACCCCGCGACGGCCTTCGCCGCCCACTCCTCCGGGGCCGCGGCCGGCGGTGCCGCGGCCGGCGGTGCCGCGGCGGGGGCCGGCGCTGTGCTGCCGGGTGCCCTGTGGGCGAGCCTGCTGCCGACCGTCATCGGTGTTGTCGTCGCTGTCGCCCTGGGCGTGGGCATCTATCAGGTGGCGGCCTCGGACGACCGGAGCGCCACGGAGTCGGCCTCGGGTCCCCAGGACGAACTGGCGGGGGTCTGGCGTGACGAGGCGGGGAACGTCTTCCGGATCACCGGGACGGGCGACGGCGCGTACGAGGTCGATGTACAGGCGACCTGCGGGGAGAGCACCACCGTGGAGATCACCGGAGGCTCCGGCAGCTACCGCGCCACGATGCCGGTGTGGGACGAGACCGCCTGCGGAACCGCGGTCGGCGAGGCGGATCTGGCAATCGAGGTCGCCTCCGACCGTTCCAGCGCCGCCGTCCAGGTCACCGAGCGATCGGACGGCAGCTGGGAGTGCTACACCTGCGGCCCGCAGAACTGGACCCGTCTTTCCTGA
- a CDS encoding Crp/Fnr family transcriptional regulator, whose translation MDGTTPGPDAAERTPAGAWTWPPSSLLGSLPHSERQRLLALGAGRRYEADRVLMREGERTTFVLILLHGVVKATGLAPDGRDALLAVRMGGDLVGELAAADGGPRSATVTTCGAVIARVVSREEFLGCTGRNPGIAHAVNASVVAKLRVANTHRVDFTGCDAATRLARVLHQIVLTHGERSGAGALIRWPITQPELATLSGAAEPTVQKVLRRLREAGVISTGYRSVRVEDLARLSSIAFDPQP comes from the coding sequence ATGGACGGCACGACACCGGGCCCGGACGCGGCCGAACGCACGCCCGCGGGAGCGTGGACCTGGCCCCCGTCGAGTCTGCTCGGATCGCTCCCGCACTCCGAGCGGCAACGGCTCCTGGCGCTGGGCGCGGGCCGGCGCTACGAGGCCGACCGGGTGCTGATGCGGGAGGGGGAACGGACCACGTTCGTCCTCATCCTGCTGCACGGCGTGGTCAAGGCGACCGGGCTCGCGCCGGACGGGCGGGACGCCCTGCTGGCCGTGCGGATGGGCGGGGACCTGGTGGGCGAACTCGCCGCGGCGGACGGCGGCCCCCGCTCGGCCACGGTCACGACCTGCGGAGCGGTGATCGCCAGGGTCGTCAGCCGGGAGGAGTTCCTCGGCTGCACGGGCCGCAACCCCGGGATCGCCCACGCCGTCAACGCGTCCGTGGTCGCGAAACTGCGCGTCGCCAACACCCATCGTGTGGACTTCACCGGCTGCGACGCAGCCACCCGGCTGGCCCGGGTACTGCACCAGATCGTGCTGACCCACGGCGAGCGGTCCGGCGCCGGTGCGCTGATCCGCTGGCCGATCACCCAGCCGGAGCTGGCGACCCTGTCGGGGGCCGCGGAGCCCACCGTGCAGAAGGTGCTGCGCCGACTCCGCGAGGCGGGCGTGATCTCCACCGGTTACCGCAGCGTGCGGGTGGAGGACCTGGCCAGGCTGAGCAGCATCGCCTTCGACCCCCAGCCCTGA